In one window of Leptospira sp. GIMC2001 DNA:
- the polA gene encoding DNA polymerase I, producing MKRLMIIDGHAFAFRSYFAFAASNLTNSKTGLPSGAVFGFFRMLFKLLQDYDVTHIACTFDPGTRLDRNDLFENYKATRKPMPEDLRPQIREIIDILNVLEFPVFKIDGKEADDIIGTLCKKFEKESEEIIVLSGDKDLYQVLSKNVHMLRGKKGVSEFLKIDPEWVETEIGITTKQVTDYMAILGDSSDNIPGVKGIGEKGASKLIAEYGNLENIYKNINKISNASIKQKLEENKENAFLSRKLATIECDLDLKIDESHLTLPNYLEEKKVYHFKQEGYNTLFRDLAKLAGIKVTTEKSEDSSDKKSSSKTKKASESKSNPNLNDQGKPEKITGEAKKGKYIRVRTLDELKALIKTIKKGTILSIDTETTSVNPNSASLLGISFSWQEETGYYIPVAYSESLYSLTLPKAEAVLEILRPILQDPKIQKIGQNIKYDWIVLQRHGVEMEGIEFDTMIASYLLNPGYRRHNLDDMALDYLGYQTITYEELVGKGKKKQALFEIDPDKVTEYAGEDADITLRLRNILEPKIQKSQMDKVYFDLEMPLVRVLKDIEMNGVSIDLPYFAKLEKDFEKKIKSLEKRIHVHAGKEFNIASTKELQVVLFEELRLPAEKKIQTGYSTDHSVLETLQGMHPIIEDLLEHRKYTKLKSTYIDTLPHLVNPITGKIHTSYNQTIAATGRLSSQDPNLQNIPIKDEEGRWLRKGFITPEKDYEMLSLDYSQIELRIMAHFSKDPMMIEAYSKGLDIHRRTASGLFGIDEKDVTSEMRDKAKIVNFSIIYGASSFGLAQNLKISRTEAKQFKDRYFEQYTGVRKYMDETIEFCKKNGYVETLIGRRRYIPEINSSHRQVAEGAKRVAINSPIQGTSADMIKVAMIQIHEKIKKDNLKSRIIMQVHDELVFEVHKKEKDSFFTMAKSVMEKAMPLNVPVLVDGKIGKNWDEAH from the coding sequence ATTAAAAGACTGATGATCATTGATGGGCATGCATTCGCGTTCAGATCGTATTTTGCATTTGCCGCATCCAATCTTACTAATTCAAAAACTGGCTTACCAAGTGGCGCAGTTTTTGGATTTTTTAGAATGCTATTTAAACTTCTTCAAGACTATGATGTCACTCATATAGCTTGTACTTTTGATCCAGGAACAAGACTCGATCGCAATGACTTATTCGAAAATTATAAAGCTACTCGCAAACCAATGCCGGAAGATTTGCGACCTCAGATTCGTGAGATCATTGATATATTGAATGTATTGGAGTTCCCAGTCTTCAAGATTGATGGCAAAGAAGCAGATGATATCATTGGAACTCTTTGTAAAAAATTTGAAAAAGAATCCGAAGAAATTATAGTTCTATCTGGTGATAAAGATTTATACCAAGTTTTAAGCAAAAATGTTCATATGCTAAGAGGTAAGAAAGGAGTTAGTGAATTCCTAAAAATCGATCCCGAATGGGTAGAAACAGAAATCGGAATCACAACCAAACAAGTAACAGACTATATGGCTATACTTGGAGATTCCTCTGATAACATTCCAGGAGTCAAGGGAATCGGAGAGAAAGGTGCCTCCAAACTTATTGCCGAATATGGTAACCTTGAAAATATCTATAAAAATATTAATAAAATATCCAATGCTTCTATAAAACAAAAGCTAGAAGAAAATAAAGAGAATGCATTTCTATCACGTAAACTGGCAACTATAGAATGCGACCTGGATTTAAAAATAGATGAATCCCATCTAACTCTACCTAATTACTTAGAAGAAAAAAAAGTCTACCACTTCAAGCAAGAAGGATACAATACATTATTTAGAGATCTAGCAAAGCTTGCTGGAATCAAAGTAACGACAGAAAAATCAGAAGATTCTAGCGATAAGAAATCTAGCTCCAAAACTAAAAAAGCATCCGAATCGAAATCAAACCCCAATTTGAATGATCAAGGAAAACCAGAAAAGATTACTGGCGAAGCCAAAAAAGGAAAATACATTCGAGTTCGAACCCTTGATGAACTCAAAGCTCTGATTAAGACCATAAAAAAAGGAACGATACTATCAATCGATACAGAAACAACCTCTGTGAATCCCAATAGTGCTTCTCTACTTGGTATATCGTTCTCTTGGCAAGAGGAAACTGGTTATTATATTCCAGTTGCTTACTCCGAATCCTTGTATTCACTTACCTTACCCAAAGCAGAAGCAGTCTTAGAAATATTAAGACCCATTTTGCAAGATCCAAAAATTCAAAAGATTGGACAAAATATAAAATACGATTGGATCGTTCTTCAACGCCATGGTGTTGAGATGGAGGGAATTGAATTCGATACAATGATTGCATCTTATCTTCTTAATCCAGGTTACCGAAGACATAATTTGGATGATATGGCATTGGATTATCTTGGCTATCAAACAATCACCTATGAAGAATTAGTTGGAAAAGGCAAAAAGAAACAAGCTCTATTTGAAATTGATCCAGATAAAGTTACAGAATACGCGGGTGAAGATGCAGATATCACCTTGCGGCTTAGAAATATTTTAGAACCGAAAATTCAAAAATCGCAAATGGATAAAGTTTATTTCGACTTGGAAATGCCTTTAGTAAGAGTTCTAAAGGATATTGAGATGAACGGAGTCAGCATCGATCTTCCGTATTTTGCTAAGCTCGAAAAAGATTTTGAAAAGAAAATTAAAAGTTTAGAGAAACGAATTCATGTTCATGCTGGAAAAGAATTCAATATCGCTTCAACTAAAGAATTGCAGGTAGTCCTTTTTGAAGAATTGAGACTTCCAGCAGAAAAGAAAATCCAAACTGGTTATTCGACCGATCACTCAGTACTTGAGACACTTCAAGGTATGCATCCAATTATAGAAGATCTACTAGAGCATAGAAAATATACTAAACTCAAATCTACCTACATAGATACTTTACCACATTTGGTGAATCCTATTACAGGAAAAATTCATACATCATATAACCAAACCATTGCGGCAACTGGAAGATTATCTTCCCAGGATCCTAATCTTCAAAATATTCCAATTAAGGATGAAGAAGGCCGATGGCTACGAAAAGGTTTTATCACTCCCGAAAAAGATTATGAAATGTTAAGTCTCGATTATTCTCAAATTGAGTTAAGAATCATGGCTCATTTTTCCAAAGATCCAATGATGATTGAGGCTTATAGTAAAGGACTAGATATTCACAGACGAACCGCAAGTGGTCTTTTCGGAATTGATGAGAAAGATGTCACATCAGAAATGCGAGATAAGGCAAAAATTGTAAATTTCTCAATAATTTATGGAGCATCCAGTTTTGGACTTGCTCAGAATTTAAAAATTTCTAGGACAGAAGCAAAACAATTCAAAGACAGATACTTCGAGCAATATACTGGAGTTCGCAAATATATGGATGAGACCATAGAATTTTGCAAGAAGAATGGTTATGTCGAAACTCTAATTGGTCGTAGGCGATACATTCCAGAAATAAATTCTTCTCATAGGCAAGTTGCAGAAGGTGCTAAGAGAGTTGCAATCAACAGTCCAATCCAAGGCACGTCGGCAGATATGATAAAAGTCGCAATGATCCAAATTCATGAAAAGATTAAAAAAGATAATCTCAAATCCCGAATCATAATGCAGGTTCATGATGAATTGGTTTTCGAAGTTCATAAAAAAGAAAAAGATTCCTTTTTTACAATGGCAAAGAGCGTAATGGAAAAGGCGATGCCTCTAAATGTCCCAGTTCTAGTTGATGGCAAGATAGGAAAGAATTGGGACGAAGCGCATTAA
- a CDS encoding GNAT family N-acetyltransferase produces the protein MSIQSLQPTKKAEKKLTVRIAENQLEIERALALRYEVFNLELGEGLPQSASTRKDRDEYDLYCDHLIVLDENQESKIVGTYRILKRSVAIENIGFYSETEFDINNIYNLDEEVAEIGRSCVHPSYRDGSVITMLWAGLADYMMTQNVRYLMGCGSIHSTDPQMASEAYAFLKAKDAIADEKFRVYPNPGYAIKNLNENLEIDDLKALTKTIPPLIKGYIRVGSKICGAPALDSVFGTTDVFILFDRNQITEKYGKHYDL, from the coding sequence ATGAGCATACAATCTTTACAACCTACGAAAAAAGCGGAAAAAAAACTAACCGTTCGAATCGCTGAAAACCAACTTGAAATCGAAAGGGCTTTAGCCCTACGATATGAAGTTTTCAATCTGGAACTTGGCGAAGGACTACCACAATCAGCATCAACTAGAAAAGACAGAGATGAGTACGATTTGTACTGTGATCATCTAATCGTTCTAGATGAGAATCAAGAAAGCAAAATTGTTGGAACATATAGAATTTTGAAACGAAGTGTTGCAATTGAGAATATTGGATTCTATTCCGAGACAGAATTTGATATCAACAATATCTATAATTTGGATGAAGAAGTAGCCGAGATTGGTCGTTCTTGTGTGCATCCATCCTATCGCGATGGCTCTGTGATCACAATGTTATGGGCAGGTCTTGCTGATTATATGATGACTCAGAACGTTCGCTACTTAATGGGATGCGGTTCAATTCATTCTACCGATCCTCAGATGGCATCTGAAGCATACGCTTTCCTAAAAGCAAAAGACGCAATTGCTGATGAAAAATTTAGAGTATATCCTAACCCAGGTTATGCTATAAAAAATTTAAATGAAAACCTAGAAATTGATGATTTAAAAGCTTTGACCAAAACCATACCACCACTCATAAAAGGTTATATCAGAGTTGGATCAAAAATTTGCGGAGCGCCAGCTCTTGATTCAGTTTTCGGCACAACAGATGTATTTATTTTGTTCGATCGAAACCAAATCACAGAAAAATATGGCAAACATTACGATCTCTAG
- a CDS encoding AI-2E family transporter, whose translation MKKEPNELFKYETYSFILLLIAIIFLIVYMIWDFFTPLIFAGIVGGTFYPLLNFILRKTKFSRTIASLIVCSIIIVILFIPTVYVVVRLSKEILNFYQSTRELVTEENLNMIFFGNHSFAILVNRVFDFLNLDYSLKAIENLILSVVKSASGFFFEKLNAIVGNFFSFLFQFILMLLGIFVILQEGPRIKEFMLNLSPIRNEDEELIIQQFNRMNYVTLVFNGIGGLIQGLLAAIGFWIVGIQSLLLWTVLMIILAFIPLLGISIIYVPATIYLLIVGKIWQAVFLFVYCTLIALITENWFKPAFVGKHIEMNSYLVFFSIITGMSVFGMAGIFYGPLVASLFLTLARLYIIKYERYFRKTE comes from the coding sequence ATGAAGAAAGAACCTAATGAACTTTTTAAATATGAAACCTACTCATTCATATTATTGTTGATTGCAATTATATTTTTGATTGTTTATATGATCTGGGACTTTTTCACTCCACTAATATTCGCAGGTATAGTCGGAGGAACTTTTTATCCTCTACTTAATTTTATTCTAAGAAAAACCAAATTTTCAAGAACTATTGCTTCATTGATTGTTTGTAGTATTATAATTGTAATTTTATTTATACCGACTGTTTATGTTGTAGTACGCTTATCGAAAGAGATTCTAAATTTCTATCAATCTACTCGTGAACTAGTTACGGAAGAAAACTTGAATATGATTTTTTTTGGTAACCATAGTTTTGCAATTCTCGTGAATCGTGTTTTTGATTTCCTAAATCTTGACTATAGCTTGAAGGCCATAGAGAATCTAATTCTCTCAGTTGTAAAATCTGCAAGCGGGTTCTTTTTTGAAAAACTCAATGCAATAGTTGGTAACTTTTTTTCGTTCCTATTTCAATTCATTCTTATGCTTCTTGGAATATTTGTGATTCTGCAGGAAGGTCCGAGAATCAAAGAATTTATGCTCAATCTTTCTCCCATTCGCAATGAAGACGAAGAACTAATCATCCAACAGTTCAATCGAATGAATTATGTGACTTTAGTTTTTAATGGTATAGGAGGTCTTATACAAGGTTTGCTTGCAGCCATTGGATTCTGGATTGTTGGAATTCAATCTTTGTTGTTATGGACAGTATTAATGATCATTCTTGCGTTTATTCCGTTGTTAGGAATTTCAATAATTTATGTACCAGCAACTATTTATCTTTTGATAGTTGGAAAAATCTGGCAGGCTGTATTCCTATTTGTATATTGTACTTTGATTGCCCTGATTACTGAGAATTGGTTTAAGCCTGCTTTCGTTGGAAAACATATCGAAATGAACTCTTATCTTGTTTTCTTCAGCATAATCACTGGAATGAGTGTTTTTGGAATGGCTGGAATATTCTATGGACCACTTGTTGCATCTCTCTTTCTAACTTTAGCAAGATTATATATTATAAAGTACGAAAGATATTTCCGAAAAACAGAATGA
- a CDS encoding biliverdin-producing heme oxygenase: MSLALKLREGTSQNHNEAESAGFIRCFMKGILEKLTYTSHLESFYFVYQTLEEELNRHKTHPIVSKIYFPELYRTSQIEKDLNFFLGNDWKSKIKITSATQNYVNNIKNISNNSPELLIAHSYVRYLGDLSGGQILKKVAARALQLDGAGLDFYEFPEIPSPNEFKKVYRETLDSLDLSEDQQNQIVLESRKVFDLNKEIFLELEDDLIRNIGREKYDSVQKAS, from the coding sequence ATGAGCTTAGCTTTAAAATTAAGAGAAGGAACATCACAAAACCACAACGAAGCGGAATCTGCAGGGTTTATTCGCTGCTTTATGAAAGGAATTCTTGAAAAACTGACCTATACGAGTCATTTAGAGAGTTTCTATTTTGTCTATCAAACGTTGGAAGAAGAATTAAACCGCCATAAAACGCATCCAATCGTGTCAAAAATTTATTTCCCAGAATTATATAGAACATCTCAGATTGAGAAGGATCTGAATTTCTTCCTAGGGAATGATTGGAAATCCAAAATCAAAATTACTTCTGCAACTCAAAATTATGTAAATAATATTAAAAATATCTCGAATAACTCTCCTGAGTTATTGATCGCTCATTCTTATGTACGTTATCTAGGTGATCTAAGTGGTGGACAGATTCTAAAAAAAGTTGCAGCTCGTGCTTTGCAGTTGGACGGAGCGGGTTTGGATTTTTATGAATTTCCAGAAATTCCTTCACCTAATGAATTTAAAAAAGTTTATCGTGAAACTCTCGATAGTTTAGATCTCTCTGAGGATCAGCAAAATCAAATAGTTTTAGAATCTAGAAAGGTCTTCGACTTGAATAAAGAAATTTTTCTTGAGCTAGAGGATGATTTAATTCGAAATATTGGAAGAGAGAAATACGATTCGGTACAAAAGGCTTCGTAA
- a CDS encoding MFS transporter, giving the protein MKKSKLPILLLSLVFFAMLPVTMVVPVMKEIIKDNLSAGNVAVALFTSVSMLGSFIFSPIAGLISDKLGDRRTIIAIACFVDAFLFLLITFVQDINVLMFVRFMEGGTHIFVIGLLLASVSDLENNPNSSFYKQGRLMGIAGMFLSLGAAIGMPIGILGKSNPMIPFYAGSFLLFSIGIVSLSFLRDNIHSGQKEFRLADLSKSIQLNPYLLVPFAFHFIDRFTVGFLVSSFNIYLRENLSFHPGKAGAYLSLVLLPMSILSYPSAILSRKYGLLPLVLGGSFMYGGFLSATGWTDDPVLLFIYLMLAGIGAGVMYVPSMILASRMSPNGLNGTVMSAFTGLGSLGFMCGPICSVYLEKFYYQIFASEQAFPALSTSFGLLEICLVLCTIPFLYRINRYLSKENTG; this is encoded by the coding sequence ATGAAAAAATCAAAGTTACCTATTCTTCTTCTAAGTCTCGTATTTTTTGCAATGCTTCCTGTAACGATGGTTGTTCCCGTGATGAAAGAAATTATCAAGGACAATCTGAGTGCAGGAAATGTTGCAGTTGCATTGTTTACAAGTGTATCTATGCTTGGATCTTTCATATTCTCACCTATCGCTGGATTGATTTCCGATAAATTGGGAGATCGCAGAACTATTATTGCAATAGCTTGTTTTGTAGATGCTTTCTTATTTCTTTTAATAACTTTTGTACAAGATATAAATGTTCTTATGTTTGTTAGATTTATGGAAGGTGGAACACATATTTTTGTAATCGGATTGCTTCTTGCGAGTGTATCCGATTTGGAGAATAATCCGAATTCATCATTTTATAAACAAGGTCGATTGATGGGAATTGCGGGAATGTTCCTATCCTTAGGTGCTGCGATAGGCATGCCAATTGGTATTTTAGGTAAATCGAATCCGATGATTCCTTTTTACGCTGGATCATTCTTGCTTTTTAGTATTGGCATTGTTAGCTTATCTTTTCTACGCGACAATATTCACTCTGGGCAAAAGGAATTTAGATTAGCAGACCTATCTAAATCTATACAATTAAATCCTTATTTGCTTGTACCTTTTGCATTTCACTTTATTGATCGTTTTACCGTTGGTTTTCTTGTGAGTTCTTTCAATATATATTTAAGAGAGAACTTGTCCTTTCATCCTGGAAAAGCAGGCGCTTATCTTAGCCTTGTGCTTCTACCCATGAGCATACTTTCCTACCCATCTGCTATCCTATCGCGCAAGTACGGATTGTTACCTTTAGTACTCGGTGGATCTTTTATGTATGGTGGATTTTTATCTGCTACCGGTTGGACAGACGATCCTGTATTACTTTTTATCTATTTGATGTTGGCGGGAATTGGAGCCGGGGTCATGTATGTACCTTCGATGATACTCGCATCAAGAATGTCTCCGAACGGACTGAACGGAACGGTAATGAGTGCTTTTACAGGACTAGGATCACTCGGTTTTATGTGTGGTCCAATCTGCTCAGTTTATTTGGAAAAATTTTATTATCAAATTTTTGCAAGTGAACAAGCATTTCCAGCACTTTCCACAAGTTTTGGACTTTTGGAAATATGCCTTGTCCTCTGTACAATTCCGTTTTTGTACCGAATCAATCGCTACCTTTCTAAAGAAAATACTGGATAA
- a CDS encoding sulfate ABC transporter substrate-binding protein, translating to MPHNPLRFTRVFSFAIVLAVFIGHSFIHCKGSSEEKIDFLNVSFDPTREMYEEINREFEKEWNQKSTKRINFQQSHGGSGKQARGVIDGLKADVVTLALSYDIDSIAERSGFIDKDWANSYPNHSTPYYSTIVLLVRAGNPKQIFDWNDVVRDSISVITPNPKTSGGARWNYLAAWAYAKNIYKDREEDKIRFIQALYKNTSVLDAGARGSTSTFVQRGIGDVLLAWENEALLAIEESKRKNGGQAKFEIVYPSISILAETPVAAVNKINEKKGTTEVAADYIKFIYSKQGQEIAAKHFFRPFDNEILKLYSTIFKPIKLVNIRDLEGSWKDAQKKHFAEGGIFDQIYSDKKF from the coding sequence ATGCCACACAATCCGCTCAGATTTACGAGAGTATTTTCTTTTGCAATCGTATTGGCTGTTTTTATTGGTCACTCTTTTATCCATTGCAAAGGTTCATCCGAAGAAAAAATCGATTTTCTAAATGTCTCCTTTGATCCAACTCGCGAAATGTACGAAGAAATCAATCGTGAATTCGAAAAAGAATGGAATCAGAAGAGCACGAAAAGAATTAATTTCCAACAATCCCACGGTGGTTCAGGTAAACAAGCAAGAGGAGTGATCGATGGGCTCAAAGCGGATGTCGTTACTTTAGCTCTATCCTACGATATAGATTCAATTGCAGAGCGCTCAGGATTTATCGATAAGGATTGGGCGAATTCTTATCCTAATCATTCTACGCCTTACTACTCGACCATAGTTTTATTGGTCAGAGCTGGAAATCCGAAGCAAATTTTTGATTGGAATGATGTAGTACGAGATTCCATTTCAGTTATTACTCCAAATCCAAAAACATCCGGTGGTGCCAGATGGAATTATTTGGCTGCTTGGGCCTATGCAAAAAATATTTATAAAGATAGAGAAGAAGATAAAATCAGATTCATCCAAGCTCTATACAAAAATACTTCTGTCCTTGATGCTGGTGCAAGAGGATCCACTTCAACCTTTGTTCAAAGAGGTATAGGTGATGTTCTCCTAGCTTGGGAGAACGAAGCTTTACTTGCAATTGAAGAATCTAAACGCAAAAATGGTGGACAAGCCAAATTTGAAATAGTCTATCCGAGTATTAGTATATTAGCAGAAACTCCAGTCGCCGCTGTGAACAAAATCAATGAGAAAAAAGGAACAACTGAAGTAGCAGCAGATTATATTAAATTTATTTATTCGAAGCAAGGTCAAGAAATAGCAGCAAAGCATTTCTTTCGCCCTTTTGATAATGAAATACTAAAATTATATTCTACAATTTTCAAGCCAATTAAGCTTGTAAATATCCGTGACTTAGAGGGCAGCTGGAAAGACGCTCAAAAGAAACATTTTGCTGAGGGAGGAATTTTTGATCAAATTTATTCCGATAAAAAGTTCTAA
- the cysT gene encoding sulfate ABC transporter permease subunit CysT, which translates to MRFTYRPYTKTSFGLSLGIVVFYLSILVVIPLFGLFYQTFKLSWNDLSSIYTDPRIQSALYLSFGTGAVAAILNLVIGFVFAWVLVRYEFPGKKLIDSLIDLPFMLPTAVAGISLTSIYAKNGWIGQFLEPIGIQVAYTPIGIIIALVFIGFPFVVRTVQPVIEGLPKELEESSFCLGANRFQTFYKVILPELWPSILAGTSMAFARGIGEYGSVVFISGNIPGKTEILPLLIVTKLEQYEYSKATGIAILMLVLSFGIMFSINYLQNKAARKLG; encoded by the coding sequence ATGAGATTTACATATCGTCCTTATACCAAAACTAGTTTTGGATTATCATTAGGAATTGTAGTTTTTTACTTAAGCATACTAGTTGTTATTCCTCTTTTCGGTTTATTCTATCAAACTTTTAAATTAAGTTGGAATGACCTTTCATCAATTTATACAGATCCAAGGATTCAATCAGCCTTATATTTAAGCTTTGGGACAGGTGCTGTTGCTGCAATTTTAAATTTAGTTATCGGTTTTGTATTCGCATGGGTTTTGGTACGCTATGAATTTCCGGGAAAGAAATTGATAGATTCGTTAATCGACTTACCTTTTATGTTACCTACTGCCGTTGCAGGAATATCGCTAACATCAATATATGCAAAAAATGGTTGGATTGGACAATTTTTAGAGCCTATAGGAATACAAGTAGCATACACTCCGATCGGTATCATCATCGCTCTAGTTTTTATAGGATTCCCCTTCGTAGTAAGAACCGTACAACCTGTTATTGAAGGACTTCCGAAAGAATTGGAAGAAAGTTCTTTCTGTCTTGGTGCAAATAGATTTCAGACTTTTTATAAAGTAATTTTGCCTGAGTTATGGCCTTCGATTCTCGCAGGCACCAGTATGGCATTTGCTCGTGGAATTGGTGAGTATGGTTCGGTTGTATTCATATCCGGCAATATTCCTGGCAAAACAGAAATCTTACCATTATTAATAGTAACTAAACTAGAACAATATGAATATTCAAAAGCCACAGGAATCGCAATTTTAATGTTAGTATTATCATTTGGAATAATGTTTTCGATCAACTATCTTCAGAACAAGGCAGCGAGGAAATTAGGTTGA
- the cysW gene encoding sulfate ABC transporter permease subunit CysW: MNRTESRWIKYSLVGIVYFLSSIILFLPLINVFTEAFADGVSAYIKGISASETITALWLSIKVAAISVPINTVFGIIAAFLLTRFTFVGKNILMTIIDSPFAVSPVISGLIFLLIFGKQGWMSSTMESLNLEIVFNTPGLIIATCFITLPFVVRELIPLMESQGKEEEEAGLLLGASMLQTFIKIIVPNIKWGLVYGIILCNARAMGEFGAVSVLSGHIRGKTNTLPLEVEMMYNEYNSVGAFSAASLLVFLSLGTLIIKFFLEKKIQIESPNNKELTK; this comes from the coding sequence TTGAACAGAACAGAATCCAGATGGATCAAATACAGTCTCGTTGGTATTGTTTATTTCCTTTCAAGTATCATTCTTTTTTTACCTTTGATTAATGTTTTTACTGAAGCCTTTGCAGATGGAGTTAGTGCTTACATAAAAGGGATTAGCGCTAGTGAGACCATAACAGCACTTTGGTTATCGATTAAAGTAGCAGCTATATCCGTTCCGATCAATACTGTTTTCGGAATCATAGCAGCTTTCCTCTTGACTCGATTTACATTCGTTGGTAAGAATATACTAATGACAATCATTGATTCACCTTTTGCTGTATCTCCGGTCATATCGGGATTGATTTTCCTTCTTATATTTGGAAAGCAAGGTTGGATGAGTTCAACAATGGAAAGCTTGAATCTTGAAATAGTTTTTAATACACCTGGGTTGATTATTGCAACCTGCTTTATCACACTTCCTTTTGTTGTGCGAGAATTGATTCCTCTGATGGAATCACAAGGTAAGGAAGAGGAAGAAGCTGGCTTATTACTTGGCGCCTCTATGCTGCAGACATTTATAAAAATTATAGTACCGAATATAAAATGGGGATTGGTCTACGGGATCATACTTTGCAATGCAAGAGCAATGGGCGAATTCGGAGCGGTTTCGGTTTTATCAGGACATATTCGGGGCAAAACCAATACTTTACCATTAGAAGTAGAAATGATGTACAATGAGTACAATTCGGTTGGAGCATTTTCCGCTGCTTCTCTGCTGGTTTTTCTATCACTTGGAACACTCATTATAAAATTTTTTCTGGAAAAGAAAATTCAGATTGAGTCACCGAATAACAAAGAGTTAACTAAATAA
- a CDS encoding sulfate/molybdate ABC transporter ATP-binding protein: MPIQIKNLNKSFGNIQVLHDINLEIPDGNLVALLGPSGSGKTTLLRMIAGLDSPDTGEIIFPENAKTEKDKKVGFVFQHYALFRHMSIFDNIAFGLNVRPRSERPTKSEIKEKVLQLLKLIQLENFHDRYPFELSGGQRQRVALARALAIEPKFLLLDEPFGALDAKVRKELRNWLRRLHDEIHITSVFVTHDQDEALEVSDRIVILHNGRIEQIGTPDEVYNSPKSPFVFNFLGDVNLFHGRIQDGDNRSDTENSEDGADPKSVAYVRPYDVEIVRSQESGIPAEIRHIHSTGRNVRVELKRQDTGFLVESVIDRDTYKELNLLPGEIVYLRIRKAQVYTEDFSI, translated from the coding sequence ATGCCAATTCAAATCAAAAATCTTAATAAAAGTTTTGGAAATATTCAAGTATTGCATGATATAAACTTAGAAATTCCTGATGGTAATTTGGTGGCTCTCCTTGGACCATCAGGTTCAGGAAAGACAACACTTCTAAGAATGATTGCTGGGTTGGATTCACCTGATACCGGGGAAATTATTTTCCCAGAGAATGCAAAAACTGAAAAAGACAAAAAAGTGGGATTCGTATTCCAACATTATGCTCTATTTAGGCATATGAGTATATTCGATAATATAGCTTTTGGTTTGAATGTAAGACCCCGGTCGGAACGACCAACCAAATCAGAAATTAAAGAAAAGGTACTTCAGCTCTTAAAGCTCATTCAGCTAGAAAATTTTCATGATCGATATCCTTTTGAATTATCAGGTGGACAGAGACAGAGAGTTGCACTTGCAAGAGCTCTTGCTATTGAACCAAAATTTTTATTATTAGATGAGCCATTTGGAGCCTTAGATGCAAAAGTTCGAAAAGAACTTCGAAATTGGCTACGTCGCTTGCATGACGAAATTCACATAACAAGCGTTTTTGTAACTCATGACCAGGATGAAGCTCTTGAAGTTAGCGATCGAATTGTCATCCTCCATAATGGACGAATCGAGCAAATTGGAACTCCTGATGAAGTTTATAACAGTCCAAAGTCACCATTTGTTTTTAACTTTCTAGGCGATGTAAATCTTTTCCATGGAAGAATTCAGGATGGAGACAATCGCAGTGATACTGAAAATTCAGAAGATGGAGCAGATCCTAAATCAGTAGCTTATGTTCGACCTTACGATGTAGAGATCGTTCGTTCACAAGAATCCGGAATACCAGCCGAGATTAGACATATCCATTCAACTGGACGAAATGTACGTGTCGAACTCAAACGACAAGATACAGGTTTCTTGGTTGAAAGTGTCATAGATCGCGATACTTACAAAGAACTGAATCTATTACCGGGCGAGATAGTCTACCTTCGAATTAGAAAAGCTCAAGTTTATACAGAAGATTTCTCAATTTAA